GACGCTGCCCGAGGAGCCCCGGGAGGCGGTGATCTTGCGGGTGGAGTTCGGCTATACCTACGAAGAGTTGGCGACCGCGATCGGCAGTCCCTCGGCAGACGCGGCCCGGATGACGGTGACCCGGGCGCTGGTCAAGCTTGCGGCCGAGATGAAGCGATGAGCGCCGAGCCGAGTTGGCGAGAGCGGCTGGCCGCCGCGATCGCCGACGGCGAAGCGGTCAACTATCCCCAGGCGGTCGCGCTCAGCGAGAGCCAGGAGGTCACCGACTTCCGCGATCTCGAGCGGATCGCCAAGGCGTTCTCTCGCGCCGCTGCGGCGGGCTCCCCGGCGGCCGTGCCACGGGCGCCGACGCTGTTTCGTTGGGGCAGTCTCGAGGTGCTCGAGAAGGTGGGCGAAGGGGCGTTCGGCGAGGTCTTCCGCGCCTACGACCCGGTGCTCGAGCGCGAAGTCGCGCTGAAGCTGCGGCGCGGCGGACCGAGCGCGGTCGAGCAGAGCGGCCGGCGCTACCTCGAGGAGGCCAGACGCCTGGCGCGGGTTCGCCATCCGCACGTCCTGGCGGTCTACGGTGCCGCGGTGCACGACGGGAGGGTGGGGCTGTGGACCGAGTTGATCGACGGCGAGTCGCTCGAGGAGCGGCTGGTGCGCGAGGGTCCACTCCCGGCCGAAGAGACTCTCCGCATCGGGCTCGATCTCGCTTCGGCGCTCACCGCGATCCATCGCGCCGGCCTGGCTCACGGAGATGTCAAGGCGGCCAATGTGCTGCAGGAGCGGGGCGGTCGGGTCGTGCTCGCCGACCTCTCGGCCGCCCGGGAGCTCGACGGTTCCCCGGTGGGCGCGCTCGAAGGGACGCCGCTCGCCATGGCGCCGGAGCTGCTCGAAGGCGGAACGCCGGGCCCGAGCTCCGACCTCTATGCGCTCGGGGCGCTGCTCTTCCGCCTTCTCAGCGGGCGCCATCCGGTCGAGGCGACGACGCTCGCCGAGTTGCGCGAGCGACTTGCCGCATCGCCGGTTCCGTCGCTGGCGCTCCTGCGGGCCGACCTGCCCGAGGCGTTGACCGGGGCGGTCGACCGCGCGATCGCCCGGGATGCGCGGGAGCGCTTCGCCAGCGCCGTCGAGATGGCCGAGGCGTTGGCGGTCGAGCCGGAGGCGACACCCTCGCCCGGAACCGATCGAGCCGGTCGCTGGCGACGCCGGGGCCTCGTCGCCGGAGCTGTCGGCATCGCCGGCGCGGCGGGACTCTGGTTCGCTGTGCAGGCCGGTCCGCGGTTTGCCGAGGGGCTTCCGGTGAACCCGGGTCTCGCGGTGCTGGGGTTTCAGACCAGCGGGTCCGGGGACACGACGGGCCTCCGATCGGCTCTGACCGAGCTCCTGGTCACCGATCTGGGCGCCGGAAGCGGACTTCACCTGGCGCCGCCCGAGGCGACCGCGAGGATGCGGCGGGACCTTCGCCTCGATGGGAGTGACCGACTCCCTCCGGCGACGCTGGCGGCGATCGGCCGCAACCTCGACGTCGTCGTGGTGGCGAGCGGAGCCGTCCGCGCTGCGGCCGGGGAGCCCCGACAGCTCGAGATCGTCGTCCGACTCGAGCGCGTCGACCGCCCGGGAACGGTGCTGACGGCACGCCGCAGCGGCAGCGAGACGGAGCTGCTGGCATTGGTCGCCGACCTCTCCCAGGAGTTGCGCCGCGCGCTCGGCGCGCCGCCGGCGGTCGCCGCGACCTCGCGCCTCTGGCCGCTCGCGCCCGAAGCGAGCCGCCTCTATGCCGTCGGCCTCGAGAAGCTGCGCGACGGCGACGCGCGCGGGGCGCTCGCTTCTCTCTCCCGCGCCACCGAGCTGGCGCCCGAATCGGCCGGTCCCTGGTTCGCCTGGGCACAGGCCGAGCAGGCGCTGGGCGGGCGGGCGCGAGCCGTCGAGCCGGCGCGCACGGCCTTTCGCCTGGCCGCCGGACTGCCCGAGCTCGAGCGGCGGCGCATCGAGGTCTTCTACTACCGGATGACCAACGAATGGGAGGCGGCGCTGGCGGCGGTGCGCGCTGCCGTCGCCGCCTCGCCCGGAGATCCTGATCTCGAGCTCGCCCGGGTCGATCTCGAAGTGGCAGCTGGCCATCCACGGGAAGCGCTTGCGCTCCTCGACAAGCTGCAGGCACCCGGAACCCCCGGGGCGCGCGATGCGCGCTTCGCCATCGCGCGCTGCCGCGTGCTCCAGCGGATCGGCGACTGGCCGCGCATGGTCGAAGCCGCCCGCGTGGCGCGCGAGATGGCCAAGGCCCAGGCGTCGCCCTACTACGAAGCGCGGGCGAGCCTTCATCAATCGGCGGCGCTCTGCTACCTGGGCCGCCCGCACGAAGGGGCGCCGCTCGCCGCCGAGGCGGTGCGTCTCGCCGCGCTCGTTGCCGATCCCAAGCTGTCGATCGACGCGTTGAACGCCCAAGCGACCGTGGCGAAGTACTCGCACGAGCGTTCCGCCGCCGAGGCGATCTGGCGCCAGGCGCTGGCGGCGGCGCGCGCCATCGGCGATCGGCTGAACGAACAGACGATGCTCTACAACCTGGCGGTGCTGGCCGGGGATCAGGGCAATCTCCACGGACAGGCCGAGCACGGTCGGCAGGCGCTGGCAATCTGCAACGAGCTGCGGCTCGAAAGCTGTAGCGTCGAGCTGTCGACCATGCTCGGTGGCGTCCTCCTCTATACCGGGCCGATCGACGAAGCGCACGAGCTGCTGACCAGCGCCTTCGAATACCACCGTCAGCACGGGCAGCGCAGCCGCGAGGGCGAAGCGGTCGCCTTCCTCGCCGAATGGGCGCAGAAGCGCGACGACCTTGCCGCGTCGGCCGGCTTCGCGCGACAGTGGCTCGCTCTCATGCGCGAGAACGGCGAGCCGCGTTTGATCGACTGGGCTCGGGCCAACGTCTTCTGGGTCGAGCTCGACGGCGGCGCGGACATCGATCCGGACGGCGAGCTGGCGGCCGTCGCCCGCCGTGCCGCCGAGCAGAAGGACACCGACCTCGAGGGCATGGCGCGGGCGATGCGCGGCCTCGCGGCGTTGCGGCGCGGCCGCCTCGACCTGGCCGAGAGCGAGACCCGACACGCCATCGAGCTCGTGCCGCCGCCGGTCACACCCTTCATCTGCTA
This genomic window from Holophagales bacterium contains:
- a CDS encoding protein kinase — protein: MSAEPSWRERLAAAIADGEAVNYPQAVALSESQEVTDFRDLERIAKAFSRAAAAGSPAAVPRAPTLFRWGSLEVLEKVGEGAFGEVFRAYDPVLEREVALKLRRGGPSAVEQSGRRYLEEARRLARVRHPHVLAVYGAAVHDGRVGLWTELIDGESLEERLVREGPLPAEETLRIGLDLASALTAIHRAGLAHGDVKAANVLQERGGRVVLADLSAARELDGSPVGALEGTPLAMAPELLEGGTPGPSSDLYALGALLFRLLSGRHPVEATTLAELRERLAASPVPSLALLRADLPEALTGAVDRAIARDARERFASAVEMAEALAVEPEATPSPGTDRAGRWRRRGLVAGAVGIAGAAGLWFAVQAGPRFAEGLPVNPGLAVLGFQTSGSGDTTGLRSALTELLVTDLGAGSGLHLAPPEATARMRRDLRLDGSDRLPPATLAAIGRNLDVVVVASGAVRAAAGEPRQLEIVVRLERVDRPGTVLTARRSGSETELLALVADLSQELRRALGAPPAVAATSRLWPLAPEASRLYAVGLEKLRDGDARGALASLSRATELAPESAGPWFAWAQAEQALGGRARAVEPARTAFRLAAGLPELERRRIEVFYYRMTNEWEAALAAVRAAVAASPGDPDLELARVDLEVAAGHPREALALLDKLQAPGTPGARDARFAIARCRVLQRIGDWPRMVEAARVAREMAKAQASPYYEARASLHQSAALCYLGRPHEGAPLAAEAVRLAALVADPKLSIDALNAQATVAKYSHERSAAEAIWRQALAAARAIGDRLNEQTMLYNLAVLAGDQGNLHGQAEHGRQALAICNELRLESCSVELSTMLGGVLLYTGPIDEAHELLTSAFEYHRQHGQRSREGEAVAFLAEWAQKRDDLAASAGFARQWLALMRENGEPRLIDWARANVFWVELDGGADIDPDGELAAVARRAAEQKDTDLEGMARAMRGLAALRRGRLDLAESETRHAIELVPPPVTPFICYFNWWIRGDVLLARGELAELDREVPRLLELTRRLGVVSEELEGELLAAKLTAAHGDAARARANLVDLAAEARAKGYLRTARRATDAAARLGRS